GGACGCCGCCCGCCGATCAGCGCCGTTCGTAGCGGCCCATCAACTGGCCTTCCGCCAGCACATGGCCGCGCATGGCCGCCTCGACCTCGCGCCGGCTGGCACCGCGCGGCAGGCCAAGCGACTCGCGATCCAGGGCATACAGCCGGAAGAAGTAGCGGTGCGGTCCGTGGCCAGGGGGCGGACAGGGACCGCCGTAGCCCACCCGGCCGAAATCGTTGCTGCCCTCCACGCCAACGCCAGGCCGGCCTTCGGGCAGGCCGGACAACGAGGCGGGCAGATCGAACAGCACCCAGTGGGTAAACG
This is a stretch of genomic DNA from Kallotenue papyrolyticum. It encodes these proteins:
- a CDS encoding YbhB/YbcL family Raf kinase inhibitor-like protein: MRVSSPAFAEGATIPRRYTCEGEDRAPELNWSGAPPETRSFVLIMDDPDAPRGTFTHWVLFDLPASLSGLPEGRPGVGVEGSNDFGRVGYGGPCPPPGHGPHRYFFRLYALDRESLGLPRGASRREVEAAMRGHVLAEGQLMGRYERR